From Spartinivicinus ruber, the proteins below share one genomic window:
- a CDS encoding YcjX family GTP-binding protein, which yields MVGYWQRIQQQGQQLLKRTLDRHLRLAVTGLSRSGKTAFITSLVNQLLEGSYSQQLPFFEVVQDDRLLGVRRAQQPHPEVASFRYDLALQSLSGEAPEWPEPTKGLSEIRLALRFLPATGISSWLSEPVTLLLDIIDYPGEWLLDLPMLEQSFLSWSEQQWALLNQSPRQALASDWLGRVAALGFTEAADDHIIRELAEQYTTLIQRFRTELGLHFLQPGRFLLPGEMKGAPILNFFPVPVTSQDKVSNECLLAELTRRYNSYCDQVVKRFYKEHFAQVDRQIVLADCLQPLNAGSGSFNDLQLALEQIAESFNYGKSNFLTRLFSPKIDRLLFVATKADHVTPDQHGHMVALLTELVQGIKRHVRFDGITVESMALASIRATQAGFCDYQGKQIPAIEGHQLTDRSLLTLFPGEVPSSPPKTDYWEKKPFRFVEFFPPAKQLNQPLPHIRMDQALDFLLGDKLQ from the coding sequence ATGGTTGGATATTGGCAGCGAATTCAACAACAAGGGCAGCAGCTTTTAAAGCGTACTTTAGATCGACACCTCCGCCTGGCGGTAACAGGGCTAAGCCGCAGTGGCAAAACTGCTTTTATTACATCATTAGTCAATCAGCTTTTAGAAGGGAGTTATAGTCAGCAGTTGCCTTTTTTTGAGGTTGTTCAAGATGACCGGTTATTAGGCGTACGGCGTGCCCAGCAGCCGCATCCGGAAGTGGCCAGTTTTCGTTATGACTTGGCGTTACAGTCGTTATCGGGTGAGGCGCCAGAATGGCCTGAGCCAACCAAAGGGTTAAGTGAAATACGGCTAGCACTGCGTTTTTTACCCGCTACAGGGATATCCAGTTGGTTGTCTGAACCAGTAACTCTGCTATTAGACATTATTGACTATCCTGGTGAGTGGTTGTTGGACTTGCCGATGCTAGAGCAAAGTTTTCTTAGCTGGAGTGAGCAACAGTGGGCATTACTTAATCAGTCACCAAGACAGGCACTTGCCAGTGATTGGTTAGGCCGTGTAGCTGCATTGGGTTTTACTGAAGCTGCTGATGATCACATTATTAGAGAGCTTGCTGAACAATATACAACACTTATTCAACGGTTCCGAACAGAGTTAGGACTCCATTTTTTGCAGCCAGGTCGTTTTTTATTGCCTGGTGAAATGAAAGGTGCGCCTATATTAAACTTTTTCCCAGTTCCTGTTACTTCACAAGATAAGGTGAGTAATGAATGCTTATTAGCAGAATTAACCCGTCGTTATAACAGCTATTGTGATCAGGTAGTGAAACGTTTTTATAAAGAGCACTTTGCTCAGGTTGACCGACAGATTGTATTGGCCGATTGTTTACAACCATTAAATGCAGGCTCTGGTAGTTTTAATGACTTACAGCTGGCATTGGAACAAATTGCTGAAAGTTTTAACTATGGTAAAAGCAATTTTCTCACTCGGTTATTTTCACCGAAAATAGACCGGCTGTTATTTGTTGCAACCAAGGCGGACCATGTGACGCCTGATCAACATGGACATATGGTGGCTTTATTAACCGAGCTGGTCCAGGGTATTAAACGTCATGTACGGTTTGATGGTATTACCGTGGAATCAATGGCATTGGCTTCCATTAGAGCAACGCAGGCTGGCTTCTGTGATTATCAAGGTAAGCAGATACCGGCAATTGAAGGACATCAATTAACTGATCGAAGCTTACTGACATTGTTTCCTGGTGAAGTACCCAGCTCGCCGCCAAAAACTGATTATTGGGAGAAAAAGCCGTTTCGTTTTGTGGAGTTTTTTCCTCCAGCCAAGCAACTAAATCAACCGCTCCCTCATATTAGGATGGATCAAGCATTGGATTTTTTATTGGGGGATAAACTGCAATGA
- a CDS encoding DUF6316 family protein has product MPLFRKNEADNLFVKHHGRYLQTQDGWYFYTREGKTLGPYDSKDLAIEGLNQYLEFLPQAHPVNS; this is encoded by the coding sequence GTGCCATTATTTCGAAAAAATGAGGCTGACAATTTATTTGTTAAACACCACGGTCGATATTTACAAACACAAGATGGCTGGTATTTCTATACAAGAGAGGGTAAAACATTAGGTCCCTATGACTCTAAAGATCTGGCTATCGAGGGCTTAAATCAATACCTTGAATTTTTACCACAGGCCCATCCAGTTAATAGCTAG
- a CDS encoding DUF4347 domain-containing protein, with product MKKTNKKITNQLPTFDFNPYIELLEPRLLFDSAMAVEFEIANETNTEVEPNAFHQEVEHQALLAALEQVNPELSTTVAFVDLNLQNAQDIINSLDNNISVYPIPANQDGLETINTALSNHHTIEAIHIFSHGKPGELILGNSTVNQLTINQLYTDQFKLLATKLNDTADIFIYGCNVASSIVGQNTIALLAKLTGADIAASTDITGAATKGGNWHLEYQLGEINQHPSILPAQFRQHYAHTLAAPGNVDGGSLTTWLKADAGVTEAGSLVSAWQDQSVNGGDNTVVQALDAQKPTLLNSNDANAANFNPVLFFDSSGASDDYLTKTMVTGTDLISAANNTIFAVVNVTSVGVVIQWEQINGLFGDNRISIEYEAPNNPRLDFPTDAVTNKIVSNTVSTNYHIITGVTSAALNSLFVDGLEKGTTIPTATADPTQSGTLAVGTFPELIGLVTPTMNLAEIIIYNTNLSLANKQQVESYLAIKYGTTLDTTDSDGSIIEGDYKSSDGTIVWNAINNATFHNDVAGLGQDDNSALDQTQSQSINSDSILTASGASSQDNGDFFIWGNNNGSLTETTTDKPLGVNQRITREWKVQETGDIGTVDFSFDLSTIATTGTVTSDFGLLVDTDGDGDFTTGTVNTIAATSYDGTNLTFDNLNIANGDVFTIASSLNQGPSINNIGGDSQTYNREDGAQLIDQGNNANIVDVDNANFNGGSLTVQFTAGNDNAEDQLAIRSQGNGVGQIGVAGNTVSFGGTAIGTLSGGTGGTPLQINFNANATPAATSALVKQISYENIDTSNPTAGNRTIQYTLNDGNGGISLPVQASVNVNGTPVISSLNGDSFTYNRGDGTQLIDQGNNANVVDIDNANFNSGNLTVQFTAGNDNAEDQLVIRSQGNGIGQISVAGNTVSFGGTAIGTLSGGTGGIPLQINFNANATPAATSALVKQISYENTDTSNPTAGNRTIQYTLNDGNGSNSVPAQTTVNVNGTPIIKNLSGDSQIYLKGSGLLPIDTRQNAIVVDPDNANFSGGRLTVQLLTGSDKQNDQLVIRSTGNDLNQIKISGSSINFSGVTIGTFIGGSKNIPLTINLNNQATPAALSALVQNIAFSNNETLPLPGNRTIQFQLTDGKGGFSPSINANIEVAKTTAPALVISTQTKLDIDILPEEPLKEVDEELTTTSTDEQQLLNITTIVNQPLMPINIVNATKDYHSIGHQNPDTTRTANSLFNKSPTSDQEIIQRPVIVELEKSTLKASEFLIVSSKADSRGLFGSLEHSNQLKGQQVVGYNAQLIDGSALPVWFHFDNNKGTFNGSPPADVDQISLKINVKLANGDIVLREVTINTHTGEVHYQQQSAQ from the coding sequence ATGAAAAAAACTAATAAAAAAATTACAAATCAACTCCCTACATTTGATTTCAACCCATACATTGAGTTATTGGAACCCCGGCTGCTTTTTGATAGTGCAATGGCTGTTGAATTTGAGATTGCTAACGAAACTAATACAGAAGTTGAACCTAATGCCTTTCATCAAGAAGTAGAGCATCAAGCACTACTAGCTGCTCTGGAGCAAGTAAATCCAGAATTATCCACAACTGTTGCATTTGTAGATTTAAACCTGCAAAACGCCCAGGATATTATTAACTCATTAGACAACAATATCAGTGTTTACCCAATCCCCGCTAATCAAGATGGTCTAGAAACTATTAATACAGCACTATCCAATCACCATACTATAGAGGCTATTCATATTTTCAGTCATGGCAAACCCGGTGAATTAATCTTAGGTAATAGCACTGTAAATCAATTAACGATTAATCAGCTTTATACCGATCAATTTAAGTTGTTAGCCACCAAACTCAATGATACAGCAGATATATTCATTTATGGTTGCAATGTAGCAAGCTCCATTGTAGGGCAAAATACCATCGCTTTATTAGCCAAACTCACTGGCGCAGACATTGCTGCCTCTACAGATATTACTGGTGCTGCTACAAAAGGTGGCAACTGGCATCTGGAATATCAACTGGGTGAAATTAATCAACACCCATCCATTCTTCCCGCGCAATTTCGTCAACATTATGCACATACACTTGCTGCACCAGGCAATGTTGATGGGGGCAGCCTGACTACCTGGCTAAAAGCAGATGCAGGTGTTACTGAAGCTGGCAGCCTGGTGTCTGCATGGCAGGACCAAAGTGTTAATGGTGGTGATAATACGGTTGTTCAAGCCTTGGATGCTCAAAAGCCTACTTTGCTAAATAGTAATGATGCAAATGCAGCCAATTTTAATCCCGTTTTATTTTTTGATTCATCAGGGGCATCTGATGATTATTTAACAAAAACCATGGTCACCGGCACTGACCTGATCAGCGCTGCTAATAATACTATTTTTGCTGTAGTAAACGTTACATCAGTAGGTGTTGTCATACAGTGGGAGCAAATCAATGGTCTGTTTGGGGATAACCGAATAAGTATTGAATATGAAGCCCCTAACAACCCTCGTTTGGACTTTCCAACCGATGCAGTGACCAATAAAATTGTTAGTAATACTGTTTCAACTAATTACCATATTATCACAGGCGTTACGTCAGCTGCTTTAAATAGTTTATTTGTGGATGGTTTAGAAAAAGGTACCACTATTCCTACAGCAACAGCAGATCCAACACAATCTGGTACTTTAGCTGTAGGTACCTTTCCAGAGCTAATAGGTTTAGTGACCCCCACCATGAACCTGGCTGAAATTATTATTTACAATACCAACTTATCACTTGCTAATAAACAACAGGTAGAGTCGTATCTTGCTATTAAATACGGTACAACGCTTGATACAACGGATAGTGATGGCTCCATAATAGAAGGAGATTATAAATCTTCTGATGGTACAATCGTTTGGAATGCTATAAATAATGCAACATTTCATAATGATGTCGCCGGCCTAGGTCAAGATGACAATTCCGCCCTTGATCAAACCCAGTCACAATCAATTAATTCAGATAGCATCCTTACTGCTAGTGGCGCCTCTTCACAAGATAATGGTGACTTTTTTATTTGGGGTAATAATAATGGATCACTCACTGAAACCACTACTGATAAGCCGCTAGGCGTTAATCAACGAATTACCAGGGAATGGAAAGTACAGGAAACGGGTGATATTGGCACAGTTGACTTTTCTTTTGATCTAAGCACTATTGCTACTACCGGTACAGTAACTAGTGATTTTGGCTTATTAGTTGATACAGATGGGGATGGGGATTTTACTACAGGCACCGTCAACACTATTGCAGCAACTAGTTATGATGGCACTAATCTGACATTCGATAACCTCAACATAGCTAATGGTGATGTTTTTACAATTGCTTCGTCTCTCAATCAAGGCCCATCCATCAATAACATAGGAGGTGATAGCCAAACCTATAACCGCGAGGATGGCGCCCAACTCATTGATCAAGGTAATAATGCTAATATCGTGGATGTCGATAACGCAAATTTTAATGGCGGCAGTTTAACAGTACAATTTACCGCTGGTAATGACAATGCGGAAGATCAATTAGCCATTCGGTCCCAAGGTAATGGGGTTGGACAAATTGGTGTGGCAGGCAACACTGTCAGTTTTGGTGGTACTGCAATTGGCACCCTTTCAGGTGGCACAGGAGGGACTCCCCTGCAAATTAACTTCAATGCTAATGCCACACCTGCAGCCACCTCAGCCTTAGTCAAACAAATCAGTTACGAAAATATCGATACCAGCAACCCTACCGCCGGTAATCGCACGATTCAATATACGCTAAATGATGGCAATGGCGGCATTAGCCTCCCAGTACAAGCCTCTGTTAATGTCAATGGTACGCCAGTAATTAGTAGCCTTAATGGTGATAGCTTTACTTATAATCGCGGTGATGGTACCCAATTAATTGACCAAGGTAATAATGCTAATGTCGTGGATATCGATAATGCAAATTTTAATAGCGGCAATTTAACAGTACAATTTACCGCTGGTAATGACAATGCGGAAGATCAATTAGTCATTCGGTCCCAAGGCAATGGGATTGGACAAATTAGTGTGGCAGGCAACACTGTCAGTTTTGGTGGTACTGCTATTGGCACCCTTTCAGGTGGCACAGGAGGGATTCCCCTGCAAATTAACTTCAATGCTAATGCCACTCCTGCAGCCACCTCAGCCTTAGTCAAACAAATCAGTTACGAAAATACCGATACCAGCAACCCTACCGCCGGTAATCGCACGATTCAATATACACTGAATGATGGCAATGGTAGCAATAGTGTTCCAGCCCAAACCACAGTTAATGTCAATGGTACACCAATAATCAAGAATTTAAGTGGCGATAGTCAAATCTACTTAAAAGGCTCAGGTCTTCTTCCCATCGACACAAGGCAAAATGCTATTGTTGTAGACCCTGATAATGCTAATTTTTCAGGCGGTCGATTAACCGTACAACTATTAACAGGCAGCGATAAGCAAAATGACCAGCTAGTTATTCGTTCGACAGGCAATGATCTCAATCAAATCAAGATTTCAGGTAGTTCAATCAACTTTTCTGGGGTCACCATTGGCACTTTCATTGGTGGTAGCAAAAACATTCCTCTGACAATTAACTTAAATAATCAGGCTACACCAGCAGCTCTTTCCGCTTTAGTGCAAAATATTGCTTTTTCTAATAATGAAACTTTACCTTTACCAGGAAATCGTACTATTCAGTTTCAGTTAACCGATGGTAAGGGGGGATTCAGCCCCAGTATTAATGCTAATATTGAAGTCGCTAAAACAACTGCCCCCGCATTAGTCATTTCGACCCAAACGAAGCTGGACATTGATATTTTACCAGAAGAGCCTTTGAAAGAAGTAGATGAAGAATTAACAACTACTTCTACTGATGAGCAACAGCTACTGAACATTACCACTATCGTTAATCAACCTTTGATGCCAATAAACATAGTGAATGCAACCAAAGACTATCATTCCATTGGCCACCAAAATCCGGATACTACCCGCACAGCTAACAGTTTATTTAACAAAAGTCCAACCTCTGACCAGGAAATAATCCAACGCCCGGTTATCGTTGAGCTTGAAAAGTCTACTTTAAAAGCATCCGAATTTTTGATTGTTAGCTCTAAGGCTGACAGCAGAGGATTATTTGGCTCTTTGGAACATTCCAACCAATTGAAAGGCCAACAAGTGGTAGGTTACAATGCTCAACTAATAGATGGATCTGCTTTGCCCGTTTGGTTTCACTTTGATAATAATAAAGGTACATTTAACGGGTCACCACCTGCAGACGTAGATCAAATTTCATTAAAAATAAATGTTAAGCTAGCCAATGGTGATATTGTATTGCGAGAGGTCACTATTAATACTCATACTGGTGAAGTTCACTATCAGCAACAATCAGCGCAATAA
- a CDS encoding inverse autotransporter beta domain-containing protein codes for MIKQKALIVFSVSTTLLCTNSFAEEATNKWDGWLSGEGAYTDDSSFGDFNSFIPVVQDDSSVSYLNILAKAKDDFSEAQAGYGYREIINEDWAVGGYGFLGNKRTEHNNDFYQLNFGAEVISFDWDFRFNFYIPIGDKEKEVSRNTATNQIRKEFAYHGADVEVGYRLPIWDETDDNQMRVYGGSYYFDANGAEHIAGGRVRLEYDIANIVSSIPGSSVTLGAEYQHDNVNKETNVLTAAFTVPFDFFRSNKQSQYNHLTPLEKRMSRIRPQRVDVITHVETAPLTTSAPVPVEPEPEPLPDFPEPEPDPLPELP; via the coding sequence ATGATTAAACAAAAAGCATTAATTGTCTTTAGTGTTAGTACTACTTTACTTTGTACTAATAGCTTTGCAGAGGAAGCAACTAATAAATGGGATGGCTGGTTATCAGGTGAGGGAGCCTATACCGACGATAGCTCATTTGGTGACTTCAATTCCTTTATTCCTGTAGTTCAAGATGACTCAAGCGTTTCATATTTAAATATTTTGGCGAAGGCCAAAGATGACTTCTCTGAAGCACAAGCAGGTTATGGTTACCGAGAAATCATTAATGAAGACTGGGCTGTTGGTGGCTACGGTTTTCTTGGCAATAAACGCACCGAACATAACAATGACTTTTATCAACTCAACTTTGGTGCTGAAGTCATTTCCTTCGACTGGGATTTTAGGTTTAATTTTTATATTCCCATAGGTGATAAAGAAAAAGAAGTCAGCAGAAATACAGCTACCAATCAAATTCGCAAGGAATTTGCTTATCATGGTGCAGATGTTGAGGTGGGTTATCGACTCCCCATTTGGGATGAGACTGACGATAACCAAATGCGCGTTTATGGTGGCAGCTATTATTTTGATGCAAATGGTGCCGAGCATATTGCTGGCGGTCGGGTCAGGCTGGAATACGATATCGCCAATATTGTCAGCAGTATCCCTGGTAGCAGCGTTACCTTAGGGGCGGAATACCAACACGACAATGTCAATAAAGAAACCAACGTTTTGACTGCTGCTTTTACAGTGCCGTTTGATTTTTTCAGAAGCAACAAACAAAGCCAATATAATCACTTAACCCCGCTGGAAAAACGTATGAGCAGAATTAGACCACAGCGAGTGGATGTGATTACCCATGTGGAAACGGCTCCGCTCACCACTTCTGCACCAGTGCCTGTTGAGCCTGAACCAGAACCATTACCAGATTTTCCAGAGCCTGAACCAGACCCATTACCAGAACTCCCATAG
- a CDS encoding type 2 periplasmic-binding domain-containing protein — MEQDAVDSYIRKSRMTNIRRELYYQWESSVVIPKGDKQKEIDSIISNALRKLKANGTLQAITQKIHHPYIEWQPNEISW; from the coding sequence ATGGAGCAAGACGCAGTAGATAGCTATATTCGAAAAAGTAGAATGACCAATATTCGCAGAGAGCTTTATTATCAATGGGAATCATCAGTTGTAATCCCAAAGGGAGACAAACAAAAAGAAATTGACAGTATTATTTCAAATGCATTGCGTAAACTCAAAGCAAATGGAACATTGCAAGCAATAACCCAAAAAATTCACCACCCGTATATAGAATGGCAGCCCAACGAAATAAGTTGGTAA
- a CDS encoding TolC family protein — protein sequence MNKTIAVFVIVLILSGCSIHPIPITLKQHQQRLSQDQSALQANQQPLTAPLALSDAMARAIRYNLNHRINLLHGALSAQELTTARLELLPKLTAQAGYNYRSNINASSSESIETGTETLEPSTSTDQEITEASLSFTWSVLDFGLSYVRAKQQADRYLMAKEHIRKIAHQIMLDVRSAYWRTVAQQRLMKYIDKIMTQAENALKDSEVIRKKRLQSPYTALSYQRDILLIIRELHILRKNVLPAKAELAKLINVLPSSNIQVIEPAANAMWLPDPPMTLNEFEQYALLHRPELINEVYKERITAAETKAAMLQLLPHLKLQAAGHYNSNDFLVNQHWGDIGFDISYNLLGTFSQLSRLKTAKEKQNIIQLNRLAMHMAVLSQVHISWQAYYQAIDEFKASSHFSEIEQKIVHHVRVNAKKNRLGKNELLRAELNHLLGKLRRDLSYADVHNTFGQLLVASGIDVLPKTVTDNTLDGWASSIEQKMQTLGDISFVNNF from the coding sequence ATGAATAAAACTATTGCTGTATTTGTTATAGTGTTAATATTAAGTGGCTGTAGTATCCACCCTATCCCCATCACCCTCAAACAACACCAGCAGCGTTTAAGTCAAGACCAGTCAGCATTACAGGCGAATCAACAACCGTTAACTGCCCCCCTTGCTTTATCAGATGCAATGGCTAGAGCGATTCGTTACAACCTTAATCACCGCATTAATTTGTTACATGGGGCCCTTTCTGCTCAAGAGCTAACTACCGCCCGACTTGAGCTACTGCCAAAACTTACCGCACAAGCGGGTTATAACTATCGATCGAATATAAATGCGTCATCCAGTGAGTCAATCGAAACCGGAACTGAAACCCTAGAACCATCGACATCCACTGATCAAGAGATCACTGAAGCCAGCTTATCCTTCACCTGGAGTGTATTAGACTTTGGTTTATCTTATGTACGTGCTAAACAGCAAGCTGATCGTTATTTAATGGCCAAAGAGCACATTCGTAAAATTGCTCATCAAATTATGCTGGATGTGCGCTCTGCTTACTGGCGGACTGTCGCCCAACAGCGTCTTATGAAGTATATCGACAAGATTATGACTCAGGCGGAAAACGCTCTGAAAGACAGCGAAGTTATTCGTAAAAAAAGACTACAGTCACCTTATACTGCCCTGAGCTATCAACGAGATATTTTATTAATTATTCGTGAGCTGCATATTTTACGAAAAAACGTACTTCCAGCAAAAGCTGAGTTGGCTAAACTAATTAATGTACTACCAAGCAGTAATATTCAAGTGATAGAGCCTGCAGCGAATGCTATGTGGCTACCAGACCCGCCGATGACACTTAACGAATTTGAGCAATATGCATTGTTGCATCGACCAGAATTAATCAATGAAGTATACAAAGAGCGAATTACAGCTGCTGAAACCAAAGCTGCAATGTTGCAACTACTCCCCCATTTAAAATTACAAGCAGCTGGCCACTATAACAGTAATGATTTTTTAGTTAACCAACATTGGGGAGATATTGGATTTGATATCAGTTATAACCTATTAGGCACTTTCTCCCAGCTTAGTCGCCTAAAAACTGCAAAAGAAAAACAAAATATTATTCAACTTAACCGACTGGCCATGCACATGGCTGTATTATCCCAAGTACATATTTCCTGGCAGGCATACTATCAAGCTATTGATGAATTTAAAGCATCCAGTCATTTCAGTGAGATTGAGCAAAAAATTGTCCACCATGTTAGAGTCAATGCTAAAAAAAATCGACTGGGTAAAAATGAGTTATTAAGAGCTGAACTTAACCATTTACTTGGAAAATTAAGGCGAGATCTCAGTTATGCTGACGTACACAATACCTTTGGCCAATTATTAGTTGCTTCTGGTATTGACGTTTTACCTAAAACCGTTACAGATAATACCTTAGATGGTTGGGCTAGTAGTATAGAGCAAAAAATGCAAACCCTCGGCGACATATCCTTCGTAAACAACTTTTAG
- a CDS encoding efflux RND transporter periplasmic adaptor subunit has protein sequence MPPNPALSTTTENLDYQQKLPDINTPLAQHSLIRGIIKSQHQVVLSSQIGGQIMQLPLSIGKTFQQGDLLMTLDCRHYQAEYQAAKAKYRAKLKHYQNSQSLLKHNAIGQLEVALAQAEVDIANTNITKANISVQGCAIKAPFSGKVARLLAQPYQSIKAGDAIIEVIDHQHLSVELIIPDSFYFQVKPSTLLIFQIDDSHQQILISITQISPTIDPVSQTYRAFAQIRKYNNKQLVVGMSGTALIK, from the coding sequence ATGCCACCCAACCCGGCTTTATCTACCACGACTGAAAACCTGGATTATCAGCAAAAATTACCCGACATAAATACACCTTTAGCACAACATTCCTTAATTAGAGGTATTATCAAATCTCAGCATCAAGTAGTGCTTTCTTCACAGATTGGTGGACAAATTATGCAGCTGCCGCTGAGTATCGGTAAAACTTTTCAGCAAGGTGATTTATTAATGACCCTGGATTGCCGCCATTATCAAGCAGAATATCAAGCAGCTAAGGCAAAATACCGAGCTAAATTAAAACATTATCAAAACAGCCAATCACTGCTGAAGCATAATGCCATTGGACAATTGGAAGTTGCCCTTGCCCAAGCAGAAGTGGACATTGCTAATACAAATATTACCAAAGCGAATATCAGCGTACAGGGCTGTGCCATAAAAGCGCCTTTTTCTGGCAAAGTAGCTCGCTTGCTAGCCCAACCTTATCAAAGCATTAAAGCTGGTGATGCTATTATAGAAGTAATCGATCATCAACATTTATCTGTGGAGTTGATTATTCCTGACAGTTTTTATTTTCAAGTCAAACCTTCCACATTACTTATTTTTCAGATTGATGATAGCCACCAGCAAATTCTCATCAGTATCACTCAAATTAGCCCCACAATTGATCCCGTTAGCCAGACTTATCGTGCATTTGCTCAGATTCGTAAGTACAACAACAAACAACTTGTTGTCGGTATGAGTGGAACTGCATTAATAAAATGA
- a CDS encoding efflux RND transporter periplasmic adaptor subunit: protein MSDLNIGIKQPNTKYITSLTRLVKLENQVRQVKSIKALQFLIVNHTNQLLLYDQAFLVFYQHCQWRLVSIANASVVDVHSPLACTIKTITHNHPNFFKKTELNPNIKQLLNTNNINSQNLIVPHVLYQPIYLPTGKLVGGLWLGRTKIKWQPSEQRLLSHLTTIYGHGLQALGIKDKQLLWITPKKVIVCCIMLLLLFCYPVSLTITAPAEIISRAPTVISAPISGVIKQLWVTPNQTVVTQQKLFSFETTDLANQFAISQQQLNLAYTRYHQALQVSLKQSLTENNIALYQAEAKLRLAESTFTQAQLAEAEVTATQTGIVQFSSVNDWQGRPVAVGQQVMTISDPHDLIVHIHVPVKDYTLLPDNSKIKLFLDAAPLQPLQATLQKVSFSASPHPIAGLSYQLTASLNDYQGIAQIGLKGTAKVYSTSVSLFYYLFRRPITAIRQFLGV from the coding sequence ATGAGTGATTTAAATATTGGCATTAAACAACCAAACACAAAATATATAACTAGTTTAACTCGACTAGTTAAACTTGAAAATCAGGTTCGCCAAGTAAAATCTATTAAAGCCCTACAATTTCTTATCGTTAACCATACCAATCAACTATTACTTTATGATCAAGCCTTCTTGGTTTTTTACCAACATTGCCAATGGAGGTTAGTAAGTATAGCTAATGCATCTGTTGTAGATGTTCATAGCCCCTTGGCTTGTACAATAAAAACCATCACTCACAATCATCCCAACTTTTTTAAAAAAACTGAACTTAACCCAAACATCAAACAACTTTTAAATACTAACAATATTAACAGTCAAAACTTAATAGTACCTCATGTACTTTATCAACCTATTTATTTACCAACGGGCAAGTTGGTTGGGGGATTATGGCTTGGCAGGACTAAAATAAAGTGGCAACCTTCTGAACAAAGGTTATTAAGTCATCTCACCACTATTTATGGACATGGTCTCCAAGCATTAGGTATCAAAGACAAACAGCTACTTTGGATAACCCCCAAAAAGGTAATTGTTTGTTGTATAATGTTGCTTCTTCTGTTTTGCTACCCTGTCAGCCTAACCATTACGGCACCTGCAGAAATTATTTCGCGAGCCCCCACAGTAATAAGCGCACCTATTAGTGGTGTAATTAAACAGCTATGGGTTACCCCTAATCAAACGGTAGTCACTCAACAAAAATTGTTTAGCTTCGAAACAACAGATCTTGCGAATCAATTTGCTATTAGCCAACAACAATTAAACCTAGCTTATACCCGTTATCATCAAGCTCTACAGGTGTCTTTAAAGCAGTCACTAACTGAAAATAATATTGCTCTTTATCAAGCTGAAGCGAAATTACGTTTAGCTGAATCAACATTTACCCAAGCTCAACTGGCTGAAGCAGAGGTAACAGCTACTCAGACAGGCATCGTACAATTTTCCTCCGTAAATGATTGGCAAGGTCGTCCTGTTGCAGTTGGCCAACAAGTGATGACGATTAGTGATCCCCATGATTTAATAGTTCATATCCATGTACCCGTAAAAGACTATACATTACTTCCAGATAACAGCAAAATTAAACTGTTCTTAGATGCAGCGCCACTCCAGCCATTACAAGCAACTTTACAGAAAGTCAGCTTTTCAGCCTCGCCTCACCCTATCGCAGGATTAAGCTACCAGCTTACCGCATCATTAAATGATTACCAAGGGATAGCCCAGATTGGCTTAAAAGGTACAGCCAAAGTGTACAGCACGTCAGTCTCATTATTTTACTATTTATTCAGGCGCCCCATTACAGCTATAAGACAGTTTCTGGGAGTATAG